GCAAGAAGCACTGGATATGGGTGCTAACCGCTTTATGACTAAGCCTTTTGACCTTGCCCAATTACTAGAATGCATACAAGAAGTGAACTCAATTTCTCAGGCTTCATGAAAAGGCATTGGTGTACCATATTATTAGCGCTGCTAGCTTTTCCAGCTTTTTGTCAGACAGACTCATTATTTAGAGCTGCCCAGCGCCAGGCTTATCATTCGCAATATGAGCCGGCCAGTACTACACTAAGCCAGCTGCTAAAATTGGAACCAGAGCATTATGATGCGCGCTTTCTTTCAGCTATGGTGCAAGCATGGGACGGCAATTACTTTGTAGCATTGCAACAGCTTAACACGCTCACTCATTGCTGCGCTCCAACAGAAGAAGCATTGGCTGCCATTGCCCGTATCAACCTATGGGCAGAAGAATACCCCAAAGCAATTGCAGAAGCGGATAAGGGTCTGCTGGTTTTTCCTGATAATGAAGACCTCCTTTATATACGTGCACAGGCAGAAGCTGCCTATCAGGCTTATGAAGATGCTCTTAATACATTAGATACTCTGCTTAACGAAAATGATGAGTACCCCAAAGCTGAGGAACTACAAGAAGAAATAGAAATACTAATAAGAAAAAATGCGGCAGGGCTTGAGTATAAGTACAGTCGTTTCAGCAACACATTTGCCCCCTGGCATCAGCTTAGTGCCAACTACCAGAGAAAACTGCAAAACATGCTGCTGATAGGGCGTTTACAACATGCCCAAATGTTTGATCAGCAGGGACTACAGTTTGAGATTGACGCATATCCAAAATTTGATAACAAGACTTACGCTTACCTCAATGCAGGCTTGTCTAACAATACCGTATTTCCGAAAGTACGCTGGGGAGCTGAGATTTTCAGGATACTTCCTGCTCAGTGGGAGGCCTCTGCCGGTATGAGAGGGTTGTATTTTGAGCAAACACCTATTCATATTTACACTTTACAATTAGGCCACTACTTTCCTGCTTACTGGTTATCTGGACGTGTATTTATGTCTACGCTGGAGAATGAAAGCCCCCTAAGTGGGCTACTCACCGCTCGCCGCTACCTTGGTAATAAAGATCATTACGCTACCCTTTATGTAGGAAGCGGGGCTACGCCCAACAGAGTGAATAGCCTGACAGAGGTGCAGAGGTTAAACGCTAACTGGATTGGTATTGACTATCAGCACCCTTTACAAAAAAGATTGTGGATTATCCGCTCGGCAGTAGAGTTTCAGCAGGAGACCTATCCTGAGGTTAGAACTACTGACCGCCTAAGTTTTACTATCTACCTTGAAAGGAGGTTCTAAGATGAATGACATACTCAACCACCTCATAGACGAAATTATGTTTTACTGGTACGCACTTTACTTTCTTCCTACAGAAGTGCGATTCTTCATACAGGCTGCCATGGCGTTATTACTTTGTAGTGCCTGCCTGATGATTACCCTTTACCTTCGTCGCTGGTACCTTAATGCGAAAGAGAACAAGCAGAAAGACCTGAAATTTCGTTTTCAATACTTTATTTATGATGCTCTGGTAGAGAGTAGTAAGCAAGAGGTTTTATCTTCTACTGCTATGATTGTACGCAAGTTCAAGCAACATGAGCTCAACTCAGCTATGGAGAAGCAGCTCATGATCAACCTTATGATTGAGCTAAAAAAGAACTTTAGTGGCAATGCAAAAAAGCAGTTTGAGCACTTGTACGTTTGCCTGGGCCTGCATCATATATCTGTCGCAAAACTACGAAGCAGCAACATCCAGGAGAGAATTAAAGGAATCAGAGAACTCTCAGAAATGAACTACCAGTGTGAGGCTTTGGAAAGAGCATTAACTGAATGGCAACTAAGCCCACATGAGCAATTGGCAGATGAGGTAAAGATTGCAGCAATCAAATGCCAATCTTCTCATATGCTCTCATTTCTGAACAACCAAGATACTCCGCTTAGCGACTGGCTTCAGATACAGCTACGGTACCATCTGGAAGCACTTCCGGCTGAGCAGCGCCCCAATTTCAGTCAGTGGCTAAACGCTCCATCTCCTTCAGCAATAGTTTTTGTATTACAGATGATTGTACTATTTCAGCAAAAGGGCTGTGTTAAGCAGATTAGCCAGCTACTACACCACTCATCTGATACTGTAAAGTCTGCTGCAATTGGTGCATTAGAGCAGTTAGAAGCACGAGAAGAAGCAGGAGCGTTATTTAATGTGTTGGACACTAACAACACCGAACTGAAAATAGAAGCACTACATGCCATTGGTCTCTTAGGCCAACTATTTCATGCTAAACTGCTCAACCCACTGTTACAGCATCCTTCAGCAAAAATTAAGCGGGCCAGCCAGCGTGCAATCAGTAGAATTAATGCACGTAATACCTCTACTGGTAATCATGCTACTTTAACTGCTCATACCATTACTTCCTGAATCTTTTACCATGAAAGAATTCTTAACACAGATCGTCGCGTATACCTCAGAGCATCTGATATTCTTATATGCTATCGCCATCTCTTTTATGAATTTATTTCTGGCGGCAGTGTCTATCTGGGAAACACGCAAGTATATTCATAAAAACAGCCTGGTTGATGATCATGCTATCCTTTCTTCTAATGCGGCACCTTCAATCTCATTGCTGGTTCCTATGTATAATGAGGAAATCAATATCATTGACAGTATCCGTTCGTTGCTCTCGCTACGCTACAATAATTATGATGTAATTGTTATCAACGATGGTAGCACCGACGACTCGCTTCACCGCCTGAAAGAGTACTTTCAGCTAATTCCTTTAGAACAATCATCAACCGGCCTTATTCCTACCCGAAAGGTTTTAGGGGTTTACAAATCAAGAAACCGCGCGTTTGGTAAACTTATCGTAATTGATAAGTTGAATGGAGGAAAAGCAGATGCATTAAATGCAGGTCTGAATATATCTAAAAGTAAGCTGGTGGCCACCATGGA
This window of the Porifericola rhodea genome carries:
- a CDS encoding YaiO family outer membrane beta-barrel protein — encoded protein: MHTRSELNFSGFMKRHWCTILLALLAFPAFCQTDSLFRAAQRQAYHSQYEPASTTLSQLLKLEPEHYDARFLSAMVQAWDGNYFVALQQLNTLTHCCAPTEEALAAIARINLWAEEYPKAIAEADKGLLVFPDNEDLLYIRAQAEAAYQAYEDALNTLDTLLNENDEYPKAEELQEEIEILIRKNAAGLEYKYSRFSNTFAPWHQLSANYQRKLQNMLLIGRLQHAQMFDQQGLQFEIDAYPKFDNKTYAYLNAGLSNNTVFPKVRWGAEIFRILPAQWEASAGMRGLYFEQTPIHIYTLQLGHYFPAYWLSGRVFMSTLENESPLSGLLTARRYLGNKDHYATLYVGSGATPNRVNSLTEVQRLNANWIGIDYQHPLQKRLWIIRSAVEFQQETYPEVRTTDRLSFTIYLERRF
- a CDS encoding HEAT repeat domain-containing protein — encoded protein: MNDILNHLIDEIMFYWYALYFLPTEVRFFIQAAMALLLCSACLMITLYLRRWYLNAKENKQKDLKFRFQYFIYDALVESSKQEVLSSTAMIVRKFKQHELNSAMEKQLMINLMIELKKNFSGNAKKQFEHLYVCLGLHHISVAKLRSSNIQERIKGIRELSEMNYQCEALERALTEWQLSPHEQLADEVKIAAIKCQSSHMLSFLNNQDTPLSDWLQIQLRYHLEALPAEQRPNFSQWLNAPSPSAIVFVLQMIVLFQQKGCVKQISQLLHHSSDTVKSAAIGALEQLEAREEAGALFNVLDTNNTELKIEALHAIGLLGQLFHAKLLNPLLQHPSAKIKRASQRAISRINARNTSTGNHATLTAHTITS